Genomic window (Staphylococcus debuckii):
GCAACTGATAATTCAGTTGTATTTTCAGGTTTGCGATCATCATCTAAACGGATTGAATTTGTAACAATCAATTCTTTGATTGCTGAATTTTCGATACGGTCTTTAGCTGGACCAGAAAGTACAGGGTGCGTACAACATGCATAAACTTCTTTCGCTCCTTTATCTTTCAAGGCTTGTGCTGCTAAAGTAATCGTACCTGCTGTATCGATAATATCATCAATAATAATTGCAGTACGTCCGTCGATATCACCGACAATATTCATGACTTCGGCAACATTCGGTTTCGGACGGCGTTTATCGATAATTGCGATAGGTGTTTTTAAAATGTCTGCTAATTTACGAGCGCGTGTTACACCACCATGGTCAGGTGATACTACAACTGTTTCTTCAGGGTTGATATCTGGGTTTTGTTTGAAATATTCAGCTAAAATCGGCACACCCATCAAGTGGTCAATTGGAATATCAAAGAAACCTTGAATTTGTGGTGCGTGAAGATCTAAAGCGATCATACGGTCAGCACCTGCTACTTGAATCAAGTTAGCTACTAATTTAGCAGTAATCGGTTCACGGCTGCGGGCTTTTCTGTCTTGACGTGCATAACCATAATAAGGAACCACAATGTTAATTGTAGCCGCTGAAGCACGTTTACATGCATCAATCATGATAAGTAATTCCATTAAATGTACGTTAACTGGATAAGATGTAGGTTGGATAATAAATACATCACAACCACGGATACTTTCTTCAATGTTGATTTGAATTTCGCCGTCACTGAAACGTTTTACTGAACACTTCCCTAATTCAATACCGACATTATCAGCTACTTCACGTGCAAGCGGCTCATTTCCTTTCAACGAGAAAATCTTTAAAGATGAATTTTTATATTCATTAGCTAACATTTATAGTCCTCCATTTATTTGCATTCATGCGTTGTTCAAGTCGAACTGTTACATTACATCCTATTTAATTTTACTGAATTGATACGCTGACTTCAATACTTGCTACTCTTTATTTTTATTTAAATAACCAGGTTTCGTTGTTTGTCTAGAACGGGCTAAGGCTAAACTGTCATTCGGCACATTGTCTGTAATCGTTGAGCCTGCTGCAATCAGTACGTCATCACCAAGTGTCACAGGGGCTACTAAGTTAGTATTGCAGCCGATAAATGAGTCTTTTCCGATAATCGTTTTGAATTTATTTTTACCATCGTAGTTGACTGTAATGGAGCCGCAGCCGATATTTGTGCGTTCTCCGATTTCTGCATCTCCGATATAGCTGAGATGTGAAACTTTAGCGCCATCTTTAATATCTGCTTTCTTCACTTCCACAAAGTTGCCGACTTTCACTTCGTTGCCTAAATGTGCATTCGGTCTTAATTGTGCAAATGGACCGACTGTTGTATCATCACCGACTGTCGCATCATTTACGACAGATTGTTTAACTGTAGTGCGATTGCCAATCGTACTATTATTGATATCCGAGTATTGGCCGATGACTGTATCTTCTCCGATATGTGTACCTTGTCCAATATGTACCCCTGGTTCGATAACAGTATCCATCCCTATTATAACATCTGAAGCGATATAAGTAGATGCCGGATCAATGATAGTAACGCCATTGCGCATATGATATTCATTGATACGTTCGCGCATTGCTTGCGCTGCTTTGCTTAAAGCCACTCTATCATTCACACCCATAATTTCTTCAAAGTCATCTGTATGGTAAACTTCAGCTTTGCCGCCTTCAGCTAATATCAAAGTTAAAACTTCTGGCAAATAATATTCACCTTGTGCATTGTCATTTTTCACTGCATCTAACAAACGGAATAAAGTTTGATTGTCGAATGCAAAGATTCCTGAACTGGTTTCATCAATTTGCTGTTCTGCTGCTGTAGCATCTTTCTGTTCTACAATTTTAGATAAATGTCCTTCAGCGTCTCTGACAATTCTGCCATATCCAAATGGATTAGGCGCTGTAGCTGACAATACTGTCGCCTCTGCGTCGCTTTCTTCGTGATGCTTTACTAAAGCATTCAAGGTATCTGCTGTGATTAACGGTGTGTCACCGCATACTACTAACGTTGTGCCTTCTTTATCTTTCAATTCTTCAGCTGCCATTTTCACTGCATGTGCTGTGCCTAATTGTTCCTCTTGGAAACCATAAGCTGAACGTTCTCCTAATGTTTCTTTCACACTTTCTGCACCATGGCCGACTATCGTTACAATCTGATCTGTACCTGATTGTGCGACGCTGTCTACCACATGTTCAATCATCGCTTTATCTGCTACTTTGTGCAGCACTTTGTACAATTTCGATTTCATTCTTGTGCCTTTTCCAGCTGCTAATACCACCGCGTATCTCTGCATGACTGCTAACCCTCCAATAATTTTACACTTCTATATTATTATAATTTAACGTGGCTTGTACTTTCAAGACTGAGCCAGAAAGCAATTTTAATGGTTGCCTGCTCTCCAAAGCTTTCTTTTTTAAAAAAAGAATTAAGACAAAAAGGCTCCCGATCCTTTGACCGAGAGCCTCTTCATTTCGTGTATCAATATTATTAAGCTTCTTCTTCACTACTGTCGTCTTCAGAATCTGTTGACGGTTGTGCATTCTTATCCGGAAT
Coding sequences:
- the glmU gene encoding bifunctional UDP-N-acetylglucosamine diphosphorylase/glucosamine-1-phosphate N-acetyltransferase GlmU, producing the protein MQRYAVVLAAGKGTRMKSKLYKVLHKVADKAMIEHVVDSVAQSGTDQIVTIVGHGAESVKETLGERSAYGFQEEQLGTAHAVKMAAEELKDKEGTTLVVCGDTPLITADTLNALVKHHEESDAEATVLSATAPNPFGYGRIVRDAEGHLSKIVEQKDATAAEQQIDETSSGIFAFDNQTLFRLLDAVKNDNAQGEYYLPEVLTLILAEGGKAEVYHTDDFEEIMGVNDRVALSKAAQAMRERINEYHMRNGVTIIDPASTYIASDVIIGMDTVIEPGVHIGQGTHIGEDTVIGQYSDINNSTIGNRTTVKQSVVNDATVGDDTTVGPFAQLRPNAHLGNEVKVGNFVEVKKADIKDGAKVSHLSYIGDAEIGERTNIGCGSITVNYDGKNKFKTIIGKDSFIGCNTNLVAPVTLGDDVLIAAGSTITDNVPNDSLALARSRQTTKPGYLNKNKE
- a CDS encoding ribose-phosphate diphosphokinase yields the protein MLANEYKNSSLKIFSLKGNEPLAREVADNVGIELGKCSVKRFSDGEIQINIEESIRGCDVFIIQPTSYPVNVHLMELLIMIDACKRASAATINIVVPYYGYARQDRKARSREPITAKLVANLIQVAGADRMIALDLHAPQIQGFFDIPIDHLMGVPILAEYFKQNPDINPEETVVVSPDHGGVTRARKLADILKTPIAIIDKRRPKPNVAEVMNIVGDIDGRTAIIIDDIIDTAGTITLAAQALKDKGAKEVYACCTHPVLSGPAKDRIENSAIKELIVTNSIRLDDDRKPENTTELSVAGLLAQAIVRVYERESVSVLFD